One part of the Glycine soja cultivar W05 chromosome 11, ASM419377v2, whole genome shotgun sequence genome encodes these proteins:
- the LOC114376372 gene encoding dihydroxy-acid dehydratase, chloroplastic — MQSTLFNPTHSLIPTSPHSIRSNSGHASLSVRASIAVETPTETVKLNKYSSRITEPKSQGASQAVLYGVGLSEDDMAKPQVGVSSVWYEGNTCNMHLLHLSEAVRDGVAAAGMVPFRFNTVGVSDAISMGTRGMCYSLQSRDLIADSIETVMAAQWYDGNISIPGCDKNMPGTIIAMGRLNRPSIMVYGGTIKPGHFEGNTFDIVSAFQCYGEYVSGSINDDQRQNVIRNSCPGAGACGGMYTANTMASAIEAMGMSLPYSSSTPAEDPLKLDECRLAGKYLLELLKMDLKPRDIITRKSLRNAMVIVMALGGSTNAVLHLIAIAKSVGIDLTLDDFQKVSDEVPFIADLKPSGKYVMEDVHKIGGTPAVIRYLLEQGFLDGDCMTVTGKTLAENAELVPPLSNGQEIIRPVENPIKKTAHIQILYGNLAPQGSVAKITGKEGLYFSGPALVFEGEEAMIAAISEDPSSFKGKVVVIRGEGPKGGPGMPEMLTPTSAIMGAGLGKEVALLTDGRFSGGSHGFVVGHICPEAQEGGPIGLIQNGDVINVDIKNRRIDVLVSDEEMEARRKKWTAPPYKANRGALYKYIKNVTPASSGCVTDE, encoded by the exons GAACAAGTACAGCTCCCGCATCACCGAGCCCAAGTCGCAGGGCGCCTCCCAGGCCGTGCTCTACGGCGTCGGTCTCTCCGAGGACGACATGGCCAAGCCCCAGGTCGGCGTCTCCTCGGTCTGGTACGAGGGCAACACCTGCAACATGCACCTCCTCCACCTCTCCGAGGCCGTGCGTGACGGCGTTGCTGCTGCTGGCATGGTTCCCTTCCGCTTCAACACCGTTGGCGTCAGCGACGCCATCTCCATGGGCACCCGTGGCATGTGCTACAGCCTCCAGTCCAGGGACCTCATTGCCGACAGCATCGAGACCGTCATGGCAGCGCAGTGGTACGATGGCAACATTTCCATCCCCGGCTGTGACAAAAAT ATGCCAGGTACTATCATTGCCATGGGGAGGCTCAACAGACCTAGCATTATGGTTTATGGCGGGACTATAAAA CCTGGTCATTTTGAGGGTAATACGTTTGACATAGTGTCTGCCTTTCAG TGCTATGGAGAATATGTGAGTGGATCAATTAATGATGACCAAAGACAAAATGTTATTCGCAACTCATGCCCTGGGGCTGGAGCCTGTGGTGGAATGTATACAGCCAATACCATGGCTTCTGCAATAGAAGCTATGGGAATGTCTCTTCCCTATAG CTCATCTACACCTGCTGAGGATCCACTAAAGTTGGATGAGTGTCGTTTAGCTGGGAAATATCTTCTTGAGTTACTGAAAATGGACTTGAAGCCCCGAGATATCATCACTCGTAAATCACTACGTAATGCAATGGTTATAGTTATGGCACTTGGTGGATCTACTAATGCTGTGTTACATTTAATTGCTATTGCCAA GTCTGTTGGCATTGATTTGACTCTTGATGATTTTCAGAAGGTTAGCGATGAGGTTCCTTTTATTGCAGATCTTAAGCCTAGTGGGAAATATGTCATGGAAGATGTTCACAAG ATTGGAGGGACTCCTGCAGTTATCCGCTACCTTCTTGAGCAAGGCTTTTTAGATGGTGACTGTATGACTG TCACTGGAAAAACCCTAGCTGAAAATGCAGAACTTGTCCCTCCTCTGTCCAACGGGCAG GAAATAATAAGGCCAGTAGAAAATCCCATCAAGAAGACGGCTCACATTCAAATATTATATGGAAACCTTGCACCACAGGGTTCCGTTGCTAAAATTACTGGAAAAGAAGGGCTGTACTTCTCTG gTCCTGCACTTGTCTTTGAAGGAGAGGAGGCAATGATTGCTGCCATTTCAGAGGATCCTTCGAGTTTTAAG gGGAAAGTGGTTGTAATCAGGGGAGAGGGACCCAAGGGTGGTCCGGGAATGCCTGAGATGTTAACACCAACAAGTGCAATAATGGGTGCAGGTCTTGGAAAG GAAGTTGCATTATTGACTGATGGAAGATTTTCAGGAGGTTCACATGGATTTGTGGTTGGCCATATATGTCCCGAAGCACAG GAAGGTGGTCCAATTGGCTTGATTCAAAATGGAGACGTAATCAATGTTGACATCAAGAATAGGAGAATTGATGTTTTGGTATCAGATGAGGAGATGGAAGCACGCAGGAAAAAGTGGACTGCTCCTCCATACAAAGCTAACCGAGGAGCTCTGTACAAG TATATTAAAAATGTGACACCTGCTTCTAGTGGATGCGTAACAGACGAGTAG
- the LOC114377381 gene encoding basic 7S globulin-like yields MMNKITCPHAPCIPCYKSETQHCELNTPTHPFIVLMLAMSSSFSIHFFLLLSIALFSVCCLAASQAPTTKSHPYILPIKKDPATNLYYTSVGIGTPRHNFDLVIDLSGENLWYDCDTHYNSSSYRPIACGSKQCPEIGCVGCNGPFKPGCTNNTCPANVINQLAKFIYSGGLGEDFIFIRQNKVSGLLSSCIDTDAFPSFSDDELPLFGLPNNTKGIIGLSKSQLALPIQLASANKVPSKFSLCLPSLNNQGFTNLLVRAGEEHPQGISKFLKTTPLIVNNVSTGAISVEGVPSKEYFIDVKAVQIDGNVVNLKPSLLAIDNKGNGGTKLSTMSPFTELQTTVYKTFIRDFIKKASDRRLKRVASVAPFEACYDSTTIRNSSTGLVVPTIDLVLRGGVQWTIYGANSMVMAKKNVACLAIVDGGTEPRMSFVKASIVIGGYQLEDNLLEFDVASSKLSFSSSLLLHNATCSRT; encoded by the coding sequence ATGATGAATAAGATAACATGTCCACATGCCCCATGCATCCCCTGCTATAAAAGTGAAACTCAGCATTGTGAACTAAACACACCAACACATCCATTCATTGTCTTAATGTTAGCAATGTCTTCCTCTTTCTCCATCCATTTCTTCCTCCTCCTCTCAATAGCCCTTTTCTCAGTTTGTTGCTTAGCAGCATCTCAAGCTCCCACCACCAAATCACACCCCTATATCCTTCCCATTAAGAAAGACCCCGCAACAAATTTGTACTACACTTCAGTTGGCATTGGAACTCCTAGGCACAACTTTGATTTAGTCATTGATCTTTCTGGTGAAAACTTATGGTACGATTGTGACACTCATTACAACTCATCATCCTACAGACCTATAGCTTGTGGCTCAAAGCAATGCCCCGAAATTGGATGTGTTGGTTGCAATGGCCCCTTCAAACCAGGTTGCACAAACAATACATGCCCTGCTAATGTAATCAACCAATTAGCCAAATTCATTTACAGTGGTGGCTTAGGTGAGGATTTCATATTCATTCGTCAAAACAAAGTGTCTGGTTTGCTTTCTAGTTGTATTGACACCGATGCATTCCCATCATTCTCCGACGATGAGTTACCTCTATTTGGCTTACCCAATAACACCAAAGGAATCATAGGCCTTTCAAAGTCACAACTTGCATTACCAATTCAGCTTGCATCGGCAAATAAGGTTCCTTCAAAGTTCAGTCTTTGTTTGCCTTCTTTAAACAACCAAGGTTTCACTAACTTGCTCGTTAGAGCTGGAGAAGAACATCCTCAGGGAATATCCAAATTTCTCAAAACCACTCCGCTAATTGTCAACAACGTTTCCACAGGTGCCATATCCGTGGAGGGTGTTCCTTCAAAGGAATACTTCATTGATGTGAAAGCTGTTCAGATTGATGGAAATGTTGTGAACTTAAAGCCTTCCCTTTTAGCTATTGACAACAAGGGAAATGGGGGAACCAAACTCAGCACCATGAGTCCTTTCACTGAATTACAAACAACTGTCTATAAGACTTTCATTCGAGATTTCATCAAGAAGGCTTCGGACAGAAGATTAAAGAGGGTGGCATCAGTGGCACCATTTGAGGCATGTTATGATTCAACCACCATTAGAAATTCCTCAACTGGACTAGTTGTGCCAACTATTGATCTAGTGCTGCGAGGTGGAGTGCAGTGGACTATTTATGGAGCCAATTCAATGGTTATGGCAAAGAAAAATGTAGCATGTCTTGCAATTGTTGATGGAGGGACAGAGCCTAGAATGTCGTTCGTTAAAGCTTCAATTGTTATCGGTGGATATCAGTTGGAGGACAATCTTTTGGAGTTTGATGTGGCTTCCTCCAAATTAAGCTTCAGCTCATCGCTGTTGCTCCACAATGCCACATGTTCACGTACTTGA
- the LOC114375626 gene encoding basic 7S globulin 2-like has protein sequence MTSSCTIQFFVFSITLIFSVSYLSASHAPNSEPHPYKLPIKKDPVTNVFYTSVGIGNPRHNIDVAIDLTGESLWYDCAINYNTLSYIPVSCDSHSCPTKSTIPCVTCHGPFKPGCTNNTCGTYNYNPLAQVTFPGDLAQDFIFISQIQVSGIRSGCTNAHKFTSNLVGGLPKGSKGMLGLARSELAVPTQLALLKKLPLKFSLCLPSSNNIGFTNLLIGPEGHEQSQDVSKYIQTTPLVVNHFDTGPLFEEGAPSTEYFIDVKSIKIDGNVVNLKPSLLSIDRKGNGGTKISTITRFAELQTFVYKPFVRGFLKKAADRRLKRVASVAPFEACFDSRSIGNSFTGFVVPTIDLVLQGGVQWTIHGANSMVMVKKNVACLAFVDGGTMATMSFFKASIVLGAHQLEENLLAFDVASSKLSFSSSLLLHNVSCSHL, from the coding sequence ATGACTTCTTCATGTACCATCCAGTTCTTTGTTTTCTCTATTACCCTAATTTTTTCAGTTTCATACTTATCAGCATCACATGCTCCAAACTCCGAACCACACCCCTATAAACTTCCCATTAAGAAAGACCCAGTAACCAATGTGTTCTACACTTCAGTTGGCATAGGAAATCCACGACACAACATTGATGTAGCCATTGATCTTACAGGAGAAAGCCTCTGGTACGACTGTGCCATTAACTACAACACATTATCCTATATTCCTGTCAGTTGTGACTCACATTCATGCCCCACCAAAAGCACTATTCCATGTGTTACTTGCCATGGCCCTTTCAAACCGGGTTGCACAAACAACACATGTGGTACTTACAATTACAACCCCTTAGCTCAAGTAACTTTTCCAGGGGACTTGGCTCAGGATTTCATATTCATTTCTCAAATTCAAGTGTCTGGCATTCGTTCTGGCTGCACAAATGCACATAAATTCACTAGCAATCTTGTAGGAGGGTTACCCAAAGGCAGCAAAGGAATGTTAGGCCTTGCAAGGTCAGAACTTGCAGTGCCAACTCAGCTTGCATTGCTGAAGAAACTCCCTCTTAAGTTTTCTCTATGTTTACCTTCTTCTAACAACATCGGATTCACTAACTTACTCATTGGACCTGAGGGACATGAACAATCTCAGGATGTTTCCAAATATATTCAAACCACTCCTCTTGTTGTCAACCACTTTGACACAGGTCCTTTGTTTGAGGAAGGTGCTCCTTCTACAGAATACTTTATTGATGTGAAATCAATTAAGATTGATGGCAATGTTGTGAACTTAAAGCCTTCCCTGCTGTCCATAGATAGGAAGGGCAATGGGGGCACAAAAATTAGCACCATCACTCGTTTTGCTGAATTACAAACTTTTGTCTATAAGCCTTTTGTTAGAGGTTTCCTTAAGAAGGCTGCGGACCGAAGACTAAAGAGAGTGGCATCAGTGGCACCATTTGAGGCATGTTTCGATTCGAGAAGCATTGGAAATTCCTTCACTGGGTTTGTTGTGCCAACTATTGATTTGGTGCTACAAGGGGGAGTGCAATGGACTATTCATGGAGCCAATTCCATGGTAATGGTAAAGAAAAATGTAGCATGCCTTGCATTTGTTGATGGAGGGACAATGGCAACAATGTCGTTTTTTAAAGCCTCAATTGTTCTTGGTGCGCATCAGTTGGAGGAAAATCTTTTGGCGTTTGATGTGGCTTCCTCCAAATTAAGCTTCAGCTCTTCGCTTTTGCTCCACAATGTGTCATGTTCCCACCTTTGA